A window from Telopea speciosissima isolate NSW1024214 ecotype Mountain lineage chromosome 8, Tspe_v1, whole genome shotgun sequence encodes these proteins:
- the LOC122672930 gene encoding NEP1-interacting protein-like 2: MEVVRYCNCDGFRNGSGVCRLCRSSVPASSGVSPPHSNVPAMSSGDDGGIEDRENGMSYYIPKFFVAALSGALTGLFALAGAFTGAVTGALAGRASDGGVLRGAGLGAVAGAILSVEVLEASRAYWCSEPSVSRSSSSMADFVEELLHGRFVQEQFAPTMFTAYRWQVRIANTSYDEIYDIYGELPSIGLSGESLEKLPWHVITDEEKAKYGDTICCTICLQDVEVGESVRSLPQCHHTFHLTCVDKWLLGHGSCPVCRQDVL, encoded by the exons ATGGAGGTGGTCCGTTACTGCAACTGTGACGGATTCCGTAACGGCTCCGGTGTTTGTAGATTGTGCCGCAGCTCTGTCCCGGCTTCAAGCGGAGTGTCACCCCCTCATTCTAATGTTCCAGCAATGTCAAGTGGTGATGACGGGGGAATCGAAGACAGGGAGAATGGGATGTCTTACTATATTCCCAAATTTTTCGTTGCGGCTCTGTCTGGAGCTCTTACAGGACTTTTTGCCCTAG CTGGGGCTTTCACAGGAGCTGTCACTGGTGCATTAGCAGGTCGAGCTTCAGACGGCGGTGTCCTTCGCGGAGCTGGATTGGGAGCTGTTGCTGGGGCTATCCTCTCTGTGGAGGTTTTGGAAGCTTCTCGTGCTTACTGGTGTTCGGAGCCTTCTGTCTCTCGGAGCTCATCATCTATG GCAGATTTTGTTGAGGAACTTCTCCACGGGAGATTTGTACAGGAACAATTTGCTCCCACAATGTTCACAGCCTACCGTTGGCAG GTGAGAATTGCTAACACCAGTTATGATGAGATTTATGATATATATGGCGAATTGCCCTCCATAGGGTTGTCAGGGGAGTCATTGGAAAAACTGCCATGGCATGTGATCACAGATGAAGAGAAGGCAAAATATGGTGATACCATCTGCTGCACAATTTGTTTGCAG GATGTTGAAGTGGGGGAATCTGTTAGGAGCTTGCCACAGTGCCACCACACATTTCACTTGACATGTGTAGACAAGTGGCTTCTTGGACATGGTTCGTGCCCAGTTTGCAGACAGGATGTCTTGTAA
- the LOC122670769 gene encoding pentatricopeptide repeat-containing protein At1g74630-like produces MHASTQQWRTSSSLGLAAALVSMAESCTTMRDLKRIHGRTIRTGLHLHSVILAKMLRFAAVSPSGDLHYAHRLFSHMHQPNTFFYNTLIRGYCKSHSPSHSMSFFIQMRRNSVDPDGFTFTFLLKARSRMNFSLIKASDELHGLVLKFGFSSHLFVQNALIHLYAARGVPDAARRVFDETLDPDVVSWSGLVVANVKARELDAARLLFDQMPKRDVVSWTMMISGYTQSKRSMEALELFGQMRDAGVRPDEVTMVSVISSCTHLGDLEAGIGVHRYIDKNGFGWMVSLCNALIDMYAKCGCMEGARQVFNKMERKSLITWNSMVSACANHGNVEEAVVLFREMLSSSVWPDGVTFLALLIAYTHKGWVDEGCRLFNSMCSDYGIKAGIEHYGCMVDMLGRAGRLEEAYKLITDMPIPSNDVVWGALLGACRIYGDVNMAERVVKKLLELKPDEGGYYILLCDIYVAMGRRAEAVELRRNMKAMGAKKTPGCSWVGLGT; encoded by the coding sequence ATGCACGCGTCCACGCAGCAATGGAGAACAAGCTCCAGCCTGGGCTTAGCAGCTGCTCTGGTTTCCATGGCCGAGAGCTGTACCACCATGCGAGACCTCAAGCGAATCCACGGTCGCACAATTCGGACAGGTCTCCACCTCCACTCTGTTATCCTTGCTAAGATGTTGAGGTTCGCTGCCGTCTCGCCTTCAGGCGACTTACACTACGCTCACCGCCTCTTCTCTCACATGCAccaaccaaacaccttcttttacAACACTCTCATTCGAGGTTACTGTAAGAGTCATTCCCCTTCTCACTCTATGTCCTTTTTCATCCAGATGAGACGTAATTCCGTCGACCCAGATGGGTTTACCTTTACTTTTCTACTCAAGGCGCGATCAAGGATGAATTTTTCTTTGATTAAGGCATCAGACGAGCTCCATGGGTTAGTATTGAAGTTTGGATTCTCTTCGCATTTGTTCGTCCAAAATGCATTGATTCATCTTTACGCTGCGAGGGGTGTTCCTGATGCAGCTCGTCGGGTGTTTGATGAGACATTGGATCCAGATGTTGTGTCGTGGTCAGGCTTGGTGGTTGCGAATGTTAAAGCCCGTGAACTGGATGCTGCACGCCTCCTTTTCGATCAAATGCCGAAGCGAGATGTGGTTTCTTGGACTATGATGATTTCTGGTTATACCCAATCGAAGCGGTCGATGGAGGCACTAGAATTGTTTGGCCAAATGAGGGATGCTGGAGTGAGACCAGATGAGGTCACCATGGTGAGCGTGATCTCATCCTGCACTCATTTGGGAGACTTGGAGGCAGGGATTGGTGTTCACCGCTACATCGACAAGAATGGTTTCGGATGGATGGTTTCACTCTGCAATGCGCTGATTGACATGTATGCTAAATGTGGGTGCATGGAAGGTGCGCGTCAGGTTTTTAACAAGATGGAGAGGAAGAGCTTGATCACTTGGAATTCAATGGTCTCTGCTTGTGCAAACCATGGGAATGTCGAAGAAGCAGTTGTGCTGTTCCGTGAGATGCTAAGTTCCAGTGTGTGGCCTGACGGCGTTACATTCCTTGCACTCTTGATTGCCTACACCCACAAGGGCTGGGTTGACGAGGGATGTAGATTGTTCAATAGCATGTGCAGTGACTATGGGATTAAAGCTGGTATAGAGCACTACGGATGCATGGTCGATATGTTAGGCCGGGCTGGGAGATTAGAAGAGGCATACAAGCTTATCACAGATATGCCAATACCGAGCAATGATGTTGTATGGGGTGCATTGCTCGGTGCTTGTAGGATCTATGGTGATGTAAACATGGCAGAAAGAGTTGTGAAGAAGTTATTGGAACTGAAACCTGACGAAGGAGGATACTACATTCTCCTCTGTGATATCTATGTGGCCATGGGTCGTCGTGCAGAAGCTGTTGAGCTGAGGCGCAACATGAAGGCCATGGGAGCAAAGAAGACTCCGGGCTGtagttgggttggattgggaACGTAA
- the LOC122670767 gene encoding pentatricopeptide repeat-containing protein At5g61400 has product MLKLLSSNNAILCTKRFSNVSLRNFSSSSSSSSSQLPPSELINTLVNCERVSQALEFFECVSKRVDLSKNPKLYSAIIHVSTGAGFYKKARCLTKDLIETVQKSRKSRLIGSLVFNILNRFESSKSTPAVFCVLIMAFSQMGLVDEASWVYNRIGALPAIQACNSLLDALHKVGRFDSMWELYKEMVSRGFVPNVVTYSIFINAYCNQGDITGARQLFTEMTKKRIAPTVVPYTTLISGLCKEGLVSEAIDIFRVMQQSNVFPNLHTYNILIDGYCKLAETGQALDLFREMLGVGLRPNVVTFGILIDGLCKVHGSDKARLFFVFLAKYGISPNVFIYNSLLDSYCKAGKLPEALDLCSEMTKIRIVPDVFTYSTLIKGLFDAKRLNEGADLFKKMLQEGIPANSVAYNTLIDGYCKDGDMKKALEVCTQMTEMGIELNLVTFSSLINGYCKEGNLEAAMGLYTEMLIKGFSPDVVAYTVLIDGHSKNGCLKEAFRLHKVMIEAGVNPNVFTLSCLIDGLCKDGKSRDAIKLLLDNIETDSGQSDRKQIKSECCSPNHVTYTALIQGLCRDGQILKATKFFRDMRACSLMLNSLSYTIIINGLFQAKHMLCAMMLHADMLKMGIRPDALIYDVLAKGYRDNGDHKSAVRISKEADSLEMDFGASISLPWK; this is encoded by the coding sequence ATGTTGAAACTTCTATCATCAAATAACGCGATCCTCTGCACCAAAAGATTCTCCAATGTCTCACTGAGAAACTTCTCTTCATCGTCATCGTCGTCGTCATCGCAGTTGCCCCCTTCGGAGCTCATAAACACATTAGTCAACTGTGAGAGGGTTTCTCAGGCTTTGGAATTTTTTGAATGTGTCTCCAAACGAGTGGATTtatccaaaaaccctaaactctATTCAGCCATTATACATGTGTCAACGGGTGCTGGATTTTACAAGAAGGCCAGGTGCTTGACAAAAGACCTCATCGAAACTGTCCAAAAGTCAAGAAAATCTCGCCTCATTGGCTCCTTGGTTTTTAACATTCTGAACCGATTTGAAAGCTCCAAATCCACTCCTGCTGTGTTTTGTGTACTAATTATGGCCTTCTCTCAAATGGGTCTTGTTGATGAAGCATCCTGGGTCTACAACAGGATTGGGGCCTTGCCGGCTATCCAAGCTTGCAACTCTCTCTTAGATGCACTGCATAAGGTGGGAAGATTTGATTCAATGTGGGAACTTTACAAGGAAATGGTATCACGTGGGTTTGTCCCTAACGTTGTCACATATAGCATTTTCATCAATGCTTACTGCAACCAAGGTGACATTACAGGAGCGCGTCAACTATTTACTGAAATGACGAAGAAGAGGATTGCTCCAACTGTTGTGCCCTACACCACCCTTATCAGTGGTTTATGCAAGGAGGGCTTGGTCTCGGAAGCCATTGACATATTTAGGGTGATGCAGCAGTCTAATGTGTTCCCAAATCTCCACACCTACAACATACTGATAGATGGGTACTGCAAATTGGCTGAGACGGGACAAGCACTTGATCTTTTCAGGGAGATGCTAGGAGTTGGCTTGCGGCCAAATGTTGTAACATTTGGTATCTTGATTGACGGGCTTTGCAAGGTGCATGGTTCTGATAAGGCCAGActgttttttgtctttttggcCAAATACGGTATTTCTCCAAATGTGTTCATCTATAATTCTTTGCTCGACAGCTACTGTAAGGCAGGCAAATTGCCTGAAGCCTTGGATCTTTGTTCGGAAATGACAAAGATAAGGATTGTCCCTGATGTCTTCACTTACAGCACACTTATAAAGGGGCTATTTGATGCCAAAAGGTTGAATGAAGGGGCTGACCTGTTCAAGAAAATGTTGCAAGAGGGGATTCCTGCAAATTCTGTTGCATACAATACATTGATCGATGGATACTGTAAAGATGGGGATATGAAGAAGGCACTGGAGGTGTGCACACAAATGACAGAAATGGGTATAGAGCTGAATTTAGTCACCTTCTCTTCCTTGATAAACGGGTATTGCAAGGAGGGGAACTTGGAGGCTGCTATGGGGCTATACACAGAAATGCTGATAAAAGGTTTCTCACCTGATGTGGTTGCTTACACAGTTTTGATTGATGGGCATTCGAAAAATGGCTGCTTGAAAGAGGCATTCCGGCTGCACAAAGTGATGATAGAGGCTGGCGTCAACCCAAACGTTTTCACCCTGAGTTGTCTGATTGATGGATTGTGCAAGGATGGGAAGAGTCGtgatgcaatcaaacttttatTGGACAATATCGAAACTGATTCTGGTCAAAGTGACAGAAAGCAGATAAAGAGTGAATGTTGTTCCCCAAATCATGTGACCTATACAGCGTTAATACAGGGTCTGTGTAGGGATGGGCAGATTTTGAAGGCCACTAAGTTTTTCAGAGACATGAGAGCTTGCAGTCTGATGCTAAATAGTCTGAGTTACACAATCATTATAAATGGGCTTTTCCAAGCCAAGCATATGCTTTGTGCTATGATGTTGCATGCTGATATGCTGAAGATGGGTATCAGACCCGATGCTTTAATATATGATGTTTTGGCTAAAGGTTATCGGGACAATGGAGATCATAAATCTGCGGTTAGAATTTCAAAAGAGGCGGACAGCCTTGAAATGGACTTTGGGGCTTCTATTTCTCTCCCTTGGAAGTAA
- the LOC122670771 gene encoding transmembrane emp24 domain-containing protein p24delta9-like yields MSEFGIFIVTLGLLSSVVQSLRFDIQSGHTKCIAEDIKSNAMTIGKYNIVNLNEGHPLLDSHKITARVTSSYGNNYHYGDHVESGQFAFTAAESGDYMTCFSVPDHKIPITVTVDFDWRTGVAAKDWSNVAKKGHIDGMELELKKLFDTVTSIHEEMFYLREREEEMQHLNRVTNSRMAWLSFLSLLVCLSVAGLQLWHLKTFFERKKLL; encoded by the exons ATGAGCGAATTTGGAATTTTTATTGTAACTCTAGGGCTTCTATCCTCTGTCGTTCAATCTCTTCGTTTCGATATTCAATCTGGTCACACCAAATGCATCGCGGAAGATATCAAGAGCAACGCCATGACAATCGGGAAATACAATATTGTTAATTTGAACGAGGGGCACCCGTTGCTTGATTCGCATAAGATCACTGCGAGG GTTACTTCCTCTTACGGCAACAATTATCACTACGGAGATCACGTGGAGTCTGGACAATTTGCTTTCACTGCCGCTGAGTCTGGTGATTACATGACTTGTTTCTCGGTTCCTGACCATAAGATACCTATCACGGTGACGGTTGATTTCGATTGGAGGACTGGTGTTGCAGCGAAGGATTGGTCCAACGTTGCTAAGAAAGGGCATATAGAT GGAATGGAACTAGAGCTGAAGAAGTTGTTTGATACTGTAACATCCATTCATGAAGAGATGTTTTATCTCCGGGAGAG GGAGGAAGAAATGCAGCACCTGAATAGAGTAACCAATTCCAGAATGGCCTGGTTGAGCTTTCTTTCACTCTTAGTATGCTTGTCTGTGGCAGGCTTGCAGCTGTGGCATTTGAAGACCTTTTTTGAGAGGAAGAAGCTCCTGTAG
- the LOC122638237 gene encoding protein trichome birefringence-like, producing the protein MQTSSSSTWDTGGLMRPSKGKVYYQEGSHIYDEFNVVEAFRRAVTTWARWVDAIVNSEKTLVLFRGYSASHFSGGQWNSGGQCDHETEPIRNETYL; encoded by the exons ATGCAGACATCATCGTCTTCAACATGGGACACTGGTGGACTCATGAGACCTTCAAAAGG AAAGGTCTATTACCAAGAAGGTAGCCATATCTATGATGAGTTTAATGTTGTTGAGGCGTTTCGAAGAGCTGTTACAACTTGGGCGAGATGGGTTGATGCCATTGTAAATTCTGAGAAGACCCTGGTTTTGTTCAGAGGCTATTCTGCTTCCCATTTCAG TGGTGGGCAGTGGAATTCAGGTGGGCAATGCGACCATGAGACTGAACCCATCAGGAACGAGACGTATCTCTAG